AATTCGCAAATGCGTTTTATAAAATCTGGCGGCTAAAAATACCGAGCTAAAAATAATAATCACCAGACAAGCGCCGACTGCCAATCGCTCGACAGGACTTAAGTATTTTTTAATATACTTAAGCTGCTTAAAACTAGGCCACCTTGATTTAGCCAGAGAAAAAACTAATTTTTTATCCAATTCCGCCTGCGCTTGGCCGCGTTGAAAAATATTTTTGAAACCTTTAACCAAGCCGCCAAAATTAAAAACAAAATTTTTAACTTTGCTAAAAAATTGGACTATTTTGTCTCTTAATGAGTTCACTTTAAATAATGTTTGGCCGCTGATTGGCTTAACCGCTTCCAGCCGGCGGAACTATTTATGAATTAAAAATAACCTCCTTGAGTATAATAGACTTGTTGTTTGATAATTTAGCCCTTATACAATAAAATAACGGCTAAAGAGACCGATAAAAATAAAACGGCTAAAATTATAGTTGCGATGAATAATTTTTTTTCTACGCCTCTTTTAGTGCGATAAATATTCCCTGAACCGCCAAAAACACCAGACAATCCGGCCCCGCGATTCTGCGAAAGAATCGCCAGCATCAATAAAGCCGCTATGATAATTTGTACTATTTGTAAATTTCTCATTATTTTTTTATCTGTTCTAAAATTTTAGCCAAAGTATTTTTATGATTAACCGCTAAATCGGCTAAAATTTTTCTGTTTATTTCAATCTGATTAATTTTTAAAAGATGGATTAATTTTGAATACGACAAACCATGCTCTTTGGCGAAAGCGCTGATTTTTATCTGCCATAAGGCCCGATTATCCCGCTTTTTTAAGCGGCGATCAATATAAGAGCGAACCCCGGCCTTAACCACGGCTGTCGAGGCGGCGCGCATTAAATTCTTTCTGCCCCATTTATAGCCTTTGGCTTTTTTAAGTAAATTCCTTCTTTTTTTAAGATGTGTTATTGCTCTCTTAACTCTTGGCATAATTGTATGGCATTAATTGTTTAATTACTCTGGCTTCGGTATGGGAAATGGAAATATCTCGGCGCTTATTTCTTTTAACCTTGCCTGACTCGCGCGCGTTAAAATGATCTTGACCGGCCTTCCTCTTTAAAATCTTTTCATTTTTAGTTACTTTAAACCGTTTAGCAGTAGCTTTGTGGGTTTTTATTTTCGGCATATTTAATTTAATATCAAATAAAATTTTATGGCCGTAGAGCTTTGCTCGCTATAAAATTTTATTTGATACATTATATTTTTTGTTTATCCCCGTTAGGGGGAAAGTATTGAAAACTTTTTCTAAAAAAGTTTTCAAAGGCTTTTAAACAAAAAACAGGTGAAATACCTGATTTTCGTATTCTTGATTATTGCTTATTTATCAATATTATATTAAACCTTCCTCCCTGTTTTGTCAAGCCCTGCTCTATTTCCATATTTAAACCGGGCGTGGATTTCAACTGCTGATAAAATTTTTTCATAGTTTCCTCGGCCTTTTCCGGATGCTGGCGTTCCCGCCCTTTTAAGATTAATTCCAGCTTTAATTTATCGCCTCTTTCTAGAAACTTCTTGGCTTGTTCAAACCTAAAATCAAAATCATGCTGACTGATTCTAACCGACAGCCTGATGCCTTTTATTTCCACCTTTTTCTGCTTAACTTTTTGTTTTTGCGCCTCTTTCTCTTTTTTGTATTTAAATTGCCCGTAATCCATGATTTTAACTACCGGCGGCTGTATTTTAGGATTAACTTCAACTACATCCATGCCAGCCTGTTCGGCCATGACTAAGGCCTTGCCGATTGGCATTTCGCCGATGCTCTCGCCGTTTTCATCAATTACAAAAACCACCGGCACGCGGATTTGCTGATTAACCCGGAATCTTTTTTCCTCAAAGTCTGGTTTTGGCCTGCGATATACTCGACGCATTAGTAATTGATAAACTTAATTATACGCCAATTATATTATAAAATTGGCGAGAAGTCAATTTTAATAAACAAAAAACAAGGCTTTTAGCCATGCTTTTTGCGGTAAAGTCTGAGCGGGTAACGGGAATCGAACCCGTATATTCAGATTGGC
This genomic window from Patescibacteria group bacterium contains:
- the secG gene encoding preprotein translocase subunit SecG gives rise to the protein MRNLQIVQIIIAALLMLAILSQNRGAGLSGVFGGSGNIYRTKRGVEKKLFIATIILAVLFLSVSLAVILLYKG
- the rplT gene encoding 50S ribosomal protein L20; protein product: MPRVKRAITHLKKRRNLLKKAKGYKWGRKNLMRAASTAVVKAGVRSYIDRRLKKRDNRALWQIKISAFAKEHGLSYSKLIHLLKINQIEINRKILADLAVNHKNTLAKILEQIKK
- the rpmI gene encoding 50S ribosomal protein L35, which translates into the protein MPKIKTHKATAKRFKVTKNEKILKRKAGQDHFNARESGKVKRNKRRDISISHTEARVIKQLMPYNYAKS
- the infC gene encoding translation initiation factor IF-3; amino-acid sequence: MRRVYRRPKPDFEEKRFRVNQQIRVPVVFVIDENGESIGEMPIGKALVMAEQAGMDVVEVNPKIQPPVVKIMDYGQFKYKKEKEAQKQKVKQKKVEIKGIRLSVRISQHDFDFRFEQAKKFLERGDKLKLELILKGRERQHPEKAEETMKKFYQQLKSTPGLNMEIEQGLTKQGGRFNIILINKQ